The nucleotide sequence ACTTAAAGAATTCGGGACCTGGCTAGAAGAACAAAAATCTAAAGCTTTACCTAAAAGTGCATTTGGAAAAGCTATCTCTTACTGCCTAAATCAGTGGAAAAAACTAAATACATTTTTAGAAGATGGCGACTTAGAGTTAGATAACAATAGAGCTGAAAGGTCTATAAAGCCCTTTGTCATAGGTAGAAAGAACTGGATGTTCGCTAATACACCTAAAGGAGCTAACTCTAGTGCTTTAATTTATAGCATTATTGAAACAGCCAAAGAAAATGAACTTAATCCATTTAATTATTTACAGTTCTTATTTGAAAATTTACCTCAGATTGACATCAACGACCAAGAAAAATTAGATAAATTTTTACCTTGGTCAGAATATCTTCCAGAAAACTGCAAGTTGCAAAAAACTCAAAGCAAATAGCAAAAACTGATTATAACAGTCACTCCCACTTATTTATTTAATGAGATGGGAGTTTTTTATTAAATCAATGTGGGTGCTATTTGACGCTTACACCTTAATGATATTTTTCCTAAATATTAACATTTATAAAATAATAATATATAATAGAAATATACAGTGAAATAACCTTTTATTTTAGGGAGGGGTTTATGTGGAAAAGAAGGTTCAGTGTTATGTGATGACAACAGACCAAGGAGAGACTGTAGTTTCCACAGATATTGAAAAATTAAAAAATGAGTATAATGCAGATGAAAATAATCTAAAAAAAGGTTTATTAATATTATCAAAAGATGAACTTGAATTATATGCTCATCAAATTCATCCTCTAGGACCTAGATATTTTGGCTAACACTCGAATAATCTTTTATAGATTATTCCCCTTCAGTCAGAAGGGGCTTTTTTTATAAAAAATAAACCAACCTAACTAATTAGGGTCGGGAACCTTTGGTGCAACAAATTAGTTTGTTTATAGTTAATTTAGTAGATCACTTAATAATGAGGAGGGATTTTATTGAAATGCATAAGATTTGTTTTTTTAGTTTTTTTGCTGATTTCATTCATATTTATAGTTGCTTGTGATCCAAATGATGAAGAACTTGATGATTTGAAATCTAGAGTAGAAGAACTCGAAAAAGAATATGAAATTGGATATAATGTGCCTACACATCCAGATTATCCAATTCTATATTTTAGTATAGCAGAATCTCCTGATATTACAGATACCCCACCGGAATTACTGATTAGTTATGGATTAAATAAAGAGGATGAATTAATTGATGAATATAAAGACGATGAAATTATTAAGGAACATTACGGGGAAGAAGCATCTCAAGAACTTCCTTATGGTAGATATAAGGGAACCTCTGTTATAAATTTGAGATATTCCCCCCTATATGGGAGAGCAAAAGTAGAAGAAAATGTTGATGGTATATGGGAAATTAATGGGGAAGAAATACCTTATATGGAAGTTGTTGAGGAAGGACTAATGACAATAGTAGCAAGACAAGAAGGTGGCTATCAAGTCAATTACACTTATGAAGACGGTTTTGGAAAAGACGAAGCCAAAGAATTCACAAAGTTTTTGTTTGATTCTCTGTAAAACGTACTTATGAAGTTTAGATTCAGCCTTAGCTGGCTGTCAAATAGGAGGGTTAATATGGGGCTTATTAATTTTCTTTTTAATATACTTATTTTAGCTATTTTTATAAGTTGGCTTAAGAGTTATTTAGATGATATTAAAGATCAAAATAAGAAAATAATTAGGTTGCTCGAAGACCAATATAACAAAGAAAAGGATTAGGTTCTTAAAGATTAATGTAGCTAGGATAAATAAAAAAAGGTGTGTTAGAAATTTTTAATAATGGGAGTGAAGCTATTGAGTATTAGCGATGCTTTTGGTAGAGCTTATAAAACTCTAAAAGATAAACCAGGTATATTGTGGTATTCTTTAGTGATTATGATAATCTTTTATACCTTATCATTACCTATGATAATTAGAGAAGGTGGTTTTTTTAGTTTTGGTGCGGGGGTTACGCAATTTATGGCATATCTAGAATCTTTTACGTTTCCTAGTTCTCCACCTGGTGCTCAGCCGGTATTTGGAGATGTACCTGGTGATATGAACACTGATATAGGGTTTATCCCTTTGGTAGTTTCTCTACTTGTAATAGTATTTATGACCCCTGCCTATTTAGGGATTGTGAGAGAGTCTATACAAAATGATCAAAAACCTGATCTAGATATCTTTTTAAGATATGGAAAATACTATATTTGGAGAATAGTGACATTTTTACTTATAATAACTCTATTGTTATTAGTAGTTGGTTCAGTTTTAGGGATACTAGGTTTTTTTATA is from Natranaerobius trueperi and encodes:
- a CDS encoding IS66 family transposase, which translates into the protein LKEFGTWLEEQKSKALPKSAFGKAISYCLNQWKKLNTFLEDGDLELDNNRAERSIKPFVIGRKNWMFANTPKGANSSALIYSIIETAKENELNPFNYLQFLFENLPQIDINDQEKLDKFLPWSEYLPENCKLQKTQSK